In one Populus nigra chromosome 12, ddPopNigr1.1, whole genome shotgun sequence genomic region, the following are encoded:
- the LOC133669681 gene encoding probable leucine-rich repeat receptor-like protein kinase At1g35710, giving the protein MMSLLQKPVSMFLQVLFYLLLMSIPSFFAFPPNSSATSFGAAKYAVAEGNKEAEALLKWKASLDDNHNQSVLSSWVGSSPCKWLGITCDNSGRVADFSLPHFGLRGTLHSFNFSSFPNLPTLNLRNNSLYGTIPSHISNLAKITNLDLSDNHFIGNIPLEIGLLTSLNFLYLYENNLTGLIPASIGTLKHLSVLYLWGNKLSGLIPPEIGSLQSLIDLELSSNDLTGRIPFSFGNLRNLSILYLLNNKLTGSIPSSIGNMTKLIDLRLNENNLTGLIPTSIGTLKHLSVLCLWGNKLSGLIPLEIGSIQSLSFLDFSSNDLIGRIPSSIGNLRNLSILSLWGNKLSGSIPSSIEDMRNLSTLNLSKNKLSGSIPSSIGNMTKLIDLRLNENNLTGLIPTSIGTLKHLSVLYLWGNKLSGLIPPEIGSLQSLSSLSLSSNDLTGRIPSSIGNLRNLSILYLLNNKLIGSIPSSIENMTKLIDLRLNENNLTGLIPASIGTLKHLSVLYLWGNKLSGLIPLEIGSLQSLSFLDLSGNDLSGRIPSSIGNLRNLSTLDLSENNLSGSVPREIGQLESLVKLILSHNNLNGSLPPEMNNLTHLMNLQLCSNNFTGHLPRDVCLGGLLVNFSAGYNHFSGPIPKSLRDCPRLFRVRLEWNQLTGNISEDFGLYPNLNYVDLSHNDLYGELTWKWRGFHNLASLKLSNNNITGEIPSEFGKATRLQMIDLSSNLLKGTIPKELGQLKALYNLTLHNNHLSGVVPFEIQMLSQLRALILASNNLGGSIPRQLGECSNLLQLNLSINKFIGNIPSEIGFLHFLEDLDLSGNLLVGEIPSEIGQLKQLETMNLSHNKLSGLIPTAFVDLMSLTVIDISYNQLEGPIPKIKGFIEAPFEAFMNNSGLCGNASVLKPCTLLTSRRKSNKIVILILFPLLGSLLLLLIMVGCLYFHHRTSRERLSCLGERQSPHNFVVWGHEEEILHETIIQATNNFNFNNCIGKGGYGIVYQAMLPTGQVVAVKKLHPSREGELMNLRTFRNEIRMLIDIRHRNIVKLYGFCSLVEHSFLVYEFIERGSLKMNLSSEEQAMGLDWNRRLNVVKGVANALSYLHHDCSPPIIHRDISSSNVLLDLEYEAHVSDFGTARLLMPDSTNWTSFAGTFGYTAPELAYTMRVNEKCDVYSFGVVTMEVIMGMHPGDLISSLSASAFSSSSCSQINQQTLLKDVIDQRIPLPENRVAEGVVYIIKIAFACLLANPQSRPTMRQVASELIARWPPLPKSFSAITLEDLMPQTTVTG; this is encoded by the exons ATGATGTCGTTGCTACAGAAACCAGTCTCAATGTTTCTCCAAGTCCTTTTTTATCTCCTTCTAATGAGCATTCCTTCTTTCTTTGCCTTCCCTCCTAATTCCTCTGCAACTTCATTTGGTGCTGCCAAATATGCAGTTGCTGAAGGTAATAAAGAAGCGGAGGCTCTCCTAAAATGGAAAGCAAGTCTTGATGACAACCACAACCAATCTGTCCTGTCTTCTTGGGTTGGCAGCAGCCCTTGCAAGTGGCTTGGAATCACATGTGACAATTCTGGAAGAGTCGCGGATTTCAGCCTTCCACATTTTGGTCTGAGAGGTACGCTTCATAGTTTCAACTTCTCATCCTTCCCCAATCTTCCCACTCTCAATCTCAGGAACAATTCACTCTATGGAACTATTCCATCCCACATTAGTAACCTGGCCAAGATCACCAATTTAGACTTGTCTGATAATCATTTCATAGGAAATATTCCACTTGAGATAGGATTGTTAACAAGTCTTAACTTTTTGTACCTTTATGAAAATAATCTCACCGGTTTGATCCCAGCCTCTATTGGAACTCTGAAACACCTATCTGTTCTTTATCTATGGGGTAACAAACTCTCTGGTTTGATACCTCCAGAGATTGGATCACTACAATCTCTCATTGACCTTGAATTGTCGAGTAATGATTTAACTGGTAGGAtccctttttcttttggaaatttGAGAAACTTATCCATTCTTTATCTCTTGAATAACAAACTCACTGGTTCCATTCCTTCTTCTATTGGGAACATGACTAAGCTCATTGACTTGAGGCTTAATGAAAATAATCTCACCGGTTTGATCCCAACCTCCATTGGAACTCTGAAACACCTATCTGTTCTCTGTCTATGGGGTAACAAACTCTCTGGCTTGATACCTCTAGAGATTGGATCAATACAGTCTCTCAGTTTCCTTGACTTTTCGAGCAATGATTTAATTGGTAGGATCCCATCTTCTATTGGAAATCTgagaaacttatcaattctttctcTCTGGGGCAACAAACTCTCTGGTTCCATTCCTTCTTCTATTGAAGATATGAGAAACTTATCCACTCTCAATCTCTCAAAAAATAAACTCTCTGGTTCCATTCCTTCTTCTATTGGGAACATGACTAAGCTCATTGACTTGAGGCTTAATGAAAATAATCTCACCGGTTTGATCCCAACCTCTATTGGAACTCTGAAACACCTATCTGTTCTCTATCTATGGGGTAACAAACTCTCTGGCTTGATACCTCCAGAGATTGGATCACTACAGTCTCTCAGTTCCCTTAGCTTGTCGAGTAATGATTTAACTGGCAGGATCCCTTCTTCTATTGGAAATTTGAGAAACTTATCCATTCTTTATCTCTTGAATAACAAACTCATTGGTTCCATTCCTTCTTCTATTGAGAACATGACTAAGCTCATTGACTTGAGGCTTAATGAAAATAATCTCACCGGTTTGATCCCAGCCTCTATTGGAACTCTGAAACACCTATCTGTTCTCTATCTATGGGGTAACAAACTCTCTGGCTTGATACCTCTAGAGATTGGATCACTACAGTCTCTCAGTTTCCTTGACTTGTCGGGCAATGATTTAAGTGGTAGGATCCCTTCTTCTATTGGAAATCTGAGAAACTTATCCACTCTTGATCTCTCGGA GAATAATTTATCTGGATCTGTTCCTCGGGAAATAGGACAACTTGAATCccttgttaaattgattttgtccCATAATAATCTCAATGGTTCTCTGCCCCCCGAGATGAATAATCTCACACATTTGATGAATTTGCAATTGTGTTCAAACAATTTCACTGGCCATTTACCACGAGACGTGTGCCTTGGTGGGTTACTTGTAAATTTTTCAGCCGGCTACAATCATTTTTCTGGTCCTATCCCTAAAAGCTTGCGAGATTGTCCTCGTCTATTTAGAGTTAGGCTTGAATGGAACCAATTGACGGGGAATATTTCTGAAGATTTTGGCCTCTACCCAAACTTGAACTATGTGGACCTAAGTCACAATGATTTGTATGGTGAGCTTACGTGGAAATGGAGAGGTTTTCACAACTTGGCGAGCCTAAAATtgtcaaacaataatatcaccgGTGAGATACCatcagagtttggaaaggcTACTAGGCTACAAATGATTGATCTCTCGTCAAATCTCCTAAAGGGGACAATTCCAAAAGAATTGGGGCAGTTGAAGGCATTGTACAACCTTACTCTTCATAACAACCATCTTTCTGGTGTCGTTCCCTTTGAAATCCAAATGCTATCTCAACTTCGTGCCCTTATTTTAGCTTCTAATAATCTTGGTGGATCAATCCCAAGACAACTGGGAGAGTGCTCAAATTTATTACAGTTGAACTTGAGTATTAATAAGTTCATAGGGAACATCCCATCTGAGATAGGCTTCCTGCATTTTCTTGAAGATCTAGATCTTAGTGGGAATCTACTGGTTGGAGAGATACCATCAGAAATTGGGCAATTGAAACAGTTAGAAACGATGAACCTCTCTCACAACAAACTTTCCGGTTTGATTCCAACTGCTTTTGTAGATTTGATGAGCTTGACAGTTATAGACATCTCCTACAATCAACTAGAGGGCCCTATCCCCAAAATCAAAGGCTTCATTGAAGCTCCATTTGAAGCTTTTATGAATAATAGTGGCCTCTGTGGAAATGCCAGTGTTCTGAAGCCTTGTACACTTCTTACAAGCAGGAGAAAGAGCAACAAAATTgtcattttgattctttttcctCTCCTGGGCAGTCTACTTCTCCTACTTATCATGGTTGGGTGTTTATACTTTCACCACCGAACAAGTAGAGAAAGACTTTCCTGTTTAGGAGAGCGACAAAGTCCACACAATTTTGTAGTATGGGGCCATGAGGAAGAGATCCTACATGAAACTATCATCCAGGCCACTAATAATTTCAACTTCAATAACTGCATTGGGAAAGGGGGATACGGAATTGTTTATCAAGCCATGTTGCCAACAGGTCAGGTGGTTGCCGTGAAGAAACTTCACCCATCAAGAGAGGGCGAGCTTATGAATTTGAGAACTTTTAGAAATGAGATTCGCATGTTAATAGATATTCGACATCGGAATATTGTGAAGTTATATGGATTTTGTTCATTAGTTGAGCACTCTTTTTTAGTTTACGAGTTCATAGAAAGGGGAAGTTTGAAGATGAATTTATCTAGCGAAGAACAGGCAATGGGCTTGGATTGGAATAGAAGGCTTAATGTTGTTAAAGGAGTGGCCAACGCATTATCCTATTTGCACCATGATTGCTCGCCTCCAATCATTCATCGAGACATTTCCAGCAGCAATGTTCTTTTAGATTTGGAATACGAGGCTCATGTTTCGGATTTTGGGACAGCTCGGCTCTTGATGCCTGACTCAACCAACTGGACCTCATTTGCTGGCACCTTCGGATACACAGCTCCAG AGCTAGCTTACACAATGAGAGTGAACGAGAAATGCGATGTCTACAGCTTTGGAGTGGTCACAATGGAAGTAATAATGGGAATGCATCCGGGTGATctcatctcatctctttctgCATCAGCATTTTCCTCCTCATCGTGCTCACAAATCAACCAGCAGACGTTGTTGAAGGATGTGATAGACCAACGTATCCCACTTCCTGAAAATCGAGTTGCAGAAGGTGTGGTCTACATTATCAAAATAGCATTTGCATGCTTGCTTGCCAATCCCCAATCTAGGCCAACCATGCGACAAGTAGCTTCGGAGCTCATAGCTCGATGGCCTCCGCTGCCAAAGTCATTCTCCGCAATAACATTGGAAGATCTGATGCCTCAAACAACTGTGACAGGCTGA